The DNA segment GGTAGAAAGGGGGTGAAGGCGCCTTCTCCGATATTGCGGATACCTGTTATCACGTGATTGCGAACAGAACGGTAGGGGATTTTTTCATCCTTGCGGGCCGCATCGGCTTCTGCTATGAGAGACTCAAGAACGATAATATCTCCAAAAGCAAGTACATAGGCGACGATTCCCAAAGAAATTGCGGAAATCCACATTGCCGCGGATGGAAAGCCCAAGCCGACGATACTGAAATTTTGAAGCATTTCACCTGCTGGCATAGAAATCAGGAGTTGGTCAAATACACCAGTGGGCGGAGCGATCTCTCCGGTAATGAGCCCTGCTACATACCCGGCAACAAATCCGGGGGCAATCCCATAACTCGCCACCCATTTCAGCCAGCCGTGTTTTTCCCTATACTCCATCCCCCGCCTTGAAAAAAGAATAATGAAGCTAAGAAAAGCGGCAATGCCAAAAGAAATAGGCATTTTACTGACGTAGGGTTGTTTGGGATCAAAAATTCTATTCAGGGCAGACAAGCCGGCCCCGAGAATGATTCCGGCCCGCATTGAAATTGGAAAGTGCGTAATGACTTTTTTAACGATTCCGGAAAGACCCAGGAAAACAAAAATAAAGCCGACCAAAATTTGTAATGCAATCAAAGCTTTAATCCTTTCAGGCCCCTCAGCGTATCCGACCAGATAGGATATGTATAGTGGAATCCCTGCCGTAATCCATCCACAAACGGAAGGATCTCCAAAAGTTGTA comes from the Desulfosalsimonas propionicica genome and includes:
- a CDS encoding solute carrier family 23 protein, whose protein sequence is MVAKREYGAEQPFSAGPLMLRLPFVHYRLEYQDFIQGMILCCVPLGITAAMTKVLGIPIEIAVLMVVINNFLYLLHTTFGDPSVCGWITAGIPLYISYLVGYAEGPERIKALIALQILVGFIFVFLGLSGIVKKVITHFPISMRAGIILGAGLSALNRIFDPKQPYVSKMPISFGIAAFLSFIILFSRRGMEYREKHGWLKWVASYGIAPGFVAGYVAGLITGEIAPPTGVFDQLLISMPAGEMLQNFSIVGLGFPSAAMWISAISLGIVAYVLAFGDIIVLESLIAEADAARKDEKIPYRSVRNHVITGIRNIGEGAFTPFLPLCGPQWTAGQAVVLNRYKFSTPEEEPSYWGGATSFFWGMSIAMLFHPIVQIIMPAISIGFGLTLLIQGYLCSYIALAMCKTNLQRGIAGIMAASLITSNYIELWNSPFWSGPTVALILGTILFFSLEYYPEKNNKEQEG